One Natronoarchaeum mannanilyticum genomic window carries:
- a CDS encoding NRDE family protein yields the protein MCTLTLAWQVFPDTPVAVAANRDEADGRPSEPPEVLERDPRVVAPRDAEAGGTWIGYNDRGLLVAITNRWIDADLAGERSRGLLVRDALRRPSAEAAGRFVESEVREREYDGFNLAVADAGAALYYEWSGTLDFRQLDPGVHVVVNVGADGRFSIPKIRPDAGERQAENATRLREALAVEPGETATAWLDRAGDALGDHEFGVCVHGDGYGTQSSSLVAVGGSGATYRFADGPPCEADYEDVTLSVDE from the coding sequence GTGTGCACGCTGACGCTCGCCTGGCAGGTGTTTCCCGACACGCCCGTCGCGGTCGCGGCGAACCGCGACGAAGCCGACGGTCGGCCGTCCGAGCCGCCCGAGGTGCTAGAGCGCGATCCGCGGGTCGTCGCGCCGCGGGACGCCGAAGCGGGGGGTACCTGGATCGGGTACAACGACCGGGGACTCCTCGTCGCGATCACCAACCGGTGGATCGACGCGGATCTCGCCGGCGAGCGCTCGCGCGGCCTGCTCGTCCGCGACGCGCTTCGGCGGCCCAGCGCCGAGGCTGCGGGTCGATTCGTCGAGTCCGAGGTTCGCGAGCGGGAGTACGACGGGTTCAACCTCGCGGTGGCCGACGCCGGCGCGGCGCTGTACTACGAGTGGTCGGGCACCCTGGACTTCCGCCAGCTCGACCCCGGCGTCCACGTCGTCGTCAACGTCGGCGCCGACGGCCGGTTTTCGATTCCTAAAATACGGCCCGACGCCGGTGAACGGCAAGCCGAGAACGCGACGCGGCTCCGCGAGGCGCTCGCGGTCGAACCCGGCGAGACGGCGACCGCCTGGCTCGACCGGGCGGGCGACGCACTGGGCGACCACGAGTTCGGCGTCTGCGTCCACGGCGACGGATACGGGACGCAGTCCTCGTCGCTCGTCGCCGTCGGTGGGTCGGGCGCGACCTACCGGTTCGCAGACGGGCCGCCGTGCGAGGCCGATTACGAAGACGTGACCCTCTCTGTCGACGAGTGA
- the dnaJ gene encoding molecular chaperone DnaJ — translation MSEDFYDILGVSRDASEDEIQQAYRKKASELHPDVSDDPNAEEKFKKAQKAKEVLTDEEKRNAYDRLGHERFEEAEKHGGFDGGRGGGGAGGPFGGAGGAGGPFGGGGGGGPFGGAGGGGGGGMGDIFDQIFGGGGGGRGDSGRGADLRTSLELDLEEAYEGAQKEVTVRRPENCDTCGGAGHPPDADSRTCPQCEGQGQVTQVQQTPLGRVQQTQTCPHCSGQGELYDETCGDCGGEGEVTNTSTLTVDIPAGIQDGQTLRMENEGAPGDTRRRNGDLLIEVAVADHPDFERDGDDLQHREPISFPQATFGDTIEVPTLDGPVEMDVPEGTQSGETFRLENKGMPRLRGRGQGDLYVQVQVVTPDSLNEEQREALEQFAEAGGEEIDVETGFFEKIKNSF, via the coding sequence ATGAGCGAGGACTTCTACGATATTCTCGGCGTGAGTCGGGACGCGTCCGAGGACGAGATCCAGCAGGCCTATCGAAAGAAAGCCAGCGAGCTTCATCCCGACGTCAGCGACGATCCGAACGCCGAGGAGAAGTTCAAGAAGGCACAGAAGGCAAAGGAGGTGCTGACCGACGAAGAAAAACGCAACGCCTACGACCGCCTCGGTCACGAGCGCTTCGAGGAGGCCGAGAAGCACGGCGGCTTCGACGGCGGCCGCGGCGGTGGCGGCGCGGGCGGCCCGTTCGGAGGTGCGGGCGGCGCTGGCGGTCCGTTCGGCGGCGGTGGCGGGGGCGGCCCGTTCGGCGGCGCAGGCGGCGGCGGAGGCGGCGGCATGGGCGACATCTTCGACCAGATCTTCGGCGGCGGTGGGGGCGGCCGTGGCGACTCCGGTCGCGGCGCCGACCTCCGGACGTCGCTGGAACTCGACCTCGAGGAGGCCTACGAGGGCGCACAGAAGGAAGTGACAGTGCGCCGCCCCGAGAACTGCGACACCTGCGGCGGCGCCGGACACCCGCCCGACGCCGACTCGCGGACCTGTCCGCAGTGTGAGGGCCAGGGCCAGGTCACGCAGGTCCAGCAGACGCCGCTCGGCCGCGTCCAGCAGACCCAGACCTGTCCGCACTGTTCCGGCCAGGGCGAACTGTACGACGAGACCTGCGGCGACTGCGGCGGCGAGGGGGAAGTGACCAACACCTCGACGCTGACCGTCGACATCCCCGCGGGCATCCAGGACGGCCAGACGCTCCGGATGGAAAACGAGGGCGCGCCGGGCGACACCCGTCGGCGGAACGGCGACCTGCTGATCGAGGTGGCGGTCGCGGACCACCCGGACTTCGAGCGCGACGGCGACGATCTCCAGCACCGCGAGCCGATCTCGTTCCCGCAGGCGACGTTCGGCGACACGATCGAGGTGCCGACGCTCGACGGCCCCGTCGAGATGGACGTCCCCGAGGGGACCCAGAGCGGCGAGACGTTCCGCCTGGAGAACAAGGGGATGCCCCGGCTCCGCGGCCGGGGACAGGGCGACCTCTACGTGCAGGTTCAGGTCGTCACGCCCGACTCGCTCAACGAGGAGCAGCGCGAGGCCCTCGAACAGTTCGCGGAGGCCGGCGGCGAGGAGATCGACGTCGAGACCGGCTTCTTCGAGAAGATCAAGAACTCGTTCTGA
- a CDS encoding DUF7504 family protein, with translation MTETDPDGAGAPTGSVLVTGPAPERFERATELLTDEAVVVPGVDDGLDESLAAADLDVAAVPESEDALPPSELGIAVSDRVARREDPDILVDGDAVADAESVCPFTLFRFLHLLRWRVAGTDGRLVCTLGDAVDPITVETIDEVFDERVRLESIRDRRRVGGLSP, from the coding sequence ATGACCGAGACCGATCCCGACGGTGCGGGCGCCCCGACCGGAAGCGTTCTCGTGACCGGCCCGGCGCCGGAGCGATTCGAGCGCGCGACCGAACTGCTGACCGACGAGGCGGTCGTCGTCCCGGGGGTCGACGACGGCCTCGACGAGTCGCTCGCGGCGGCCGACCTCGACGTCGCCGCGGTGCCGGAGAGCGAGGACGCGCTCCCGCCCTCCGAGCTCGGCATCGCCGTTTCGGATCGGGTCGCACGCCGCGAAGATCCGGATATCCTCGTGGACGGCGACGCCGTCGCCGACGCGGAATCGGTCTGCCCGTTCACGCTGTTCCGGTTCCTCCACTTGCTGCGGTGGCGCGTGGCGGGCACCGACGGTCGCCTCGTGTGTACCCTCGGGGATGCAGTCGATCCGATCACCGTCGAGACGATCGACGAGGTGTTCGACGAGCGCGTCCGGCTGGAGTCGATCCGGGACCGCCGACGCGTCGGCGGGCTCTCGCCGTGA
- a CDS encoding GNAT family N-acetyltransferase, translating to MYVRDAKNREEVWLLDHIEEMGLDATAFRSRDYVIAIDEQSGTKAGFGRIRIHKLDDGEACELTSIGVLDGWREQGVGAHVIERLIEQARDQGFERVYSLTDEPGYLAQFGFQGVAASDLPEKLQDRLDAKREASAPEATPVLVDVDEFEMPDRLRERFKYAAEEETESEPDENAEDFGIDPESATYKYDTGR from the coding sequence ATGTACGTCCGGGACGCGAAGAACCGCGAGGAGGTCTGGCTCTTGGATCACATCGAGGAGATGGGCCTCGACGCGACGGCGTTTCGATCGCGGGACTACGTGATCGCGATCGACGAGCAGTCCGGGACGAAGGCCGGCTTCGGTCGGATCCGCATCCACAAGCTCGACGACGGCGAGGCCTGCGAGCTGACCAGCATCGGCGTCCTCGACGGCTGGCGCGAACAGGGCGTCGGCGCACACGTGATCGAGCGCCTGATCGAGCAGGCCCGCGACCAGGGGTTCGAGCGCGTGTACAGCCTCACCGACGAGCCGGGCTACCTCGCGCAGTTCGGCTTCCAGGGCGTCGCGGCCTCGGACCTCCCCGAGAAGCTCCAGGATCGGCTCGACGCCAAGCGCGAGGCGTCCGCACCGGAGGCGACGCCGGTTCTCGTCGACGTCGACGAGTTCGAGATGCCCGACCGGCTGCGCGAGCGGTTCAAGTACGCCGCCGAGGAGGAGACCGAGTCCGAGCCCGACGAGAACGCCGAGGACTTCGGTATCGATCCGGAGTCGGCGACCTACAAGTACGACACCGGTCGCTAG
- a CDS encoding methylmalonyl-CoA mutase family protein — MFDPDDLEEIRSKKSEWEDEQVEPTLERFGERQEQFTTDTGGQPVDRLYTPADVADQDYEEDLGFPGEEPYTRGVYPTGYRGRLWTMRQYAGMGTAEETNERFQYLLDQGQTGLSMAFDLPTQMGYDSDDPMAQGEVGKSGVAIDSLRDFETVFDGIDLSEVSTSMTINAPASVLLAMYIALGDQQGVDRAELRGTIQNDVLKEYVARNTYIYPPEPSMRIVTDVFDFCAAETPKFNTISISGYHIREAGATAAQEIAFTLANGIEYVEAALDAGLDVDEFAPQLSFFFASYNNILEEVAKFRAARRMWAKIMDERFDAEDPKSKQLKFHTQTAGSTLTAQQIENNVVRVAYQALAAVLGGTQSLHTNGKDEALALPTEESVRTALRTQQILAHESGAADTVDPLAGSYYVESLTDDLEDEAFEIIDEVDDRGGMLRAIDQQWVQREIQDVAYDRQQDVESGDRIIVGVNEFQIEEEEQAMDLEEVTEEDERRQIERLESVREERDQEVVEERLAAIRDAAQSDQNLMPPLIDAVKAYATVGEICNVLRDEFGEYKGGGAV; from the coding sequence ATGTTCGATCCGGACGACCTGGAGGAGATCCGCTCCAAGAAATCGGAGTGGGAAGACGAACAGGTCGAGCCCACGCTGGAGCGGTTCGGCGAGCGCCAGGAGCAGTTCACGACCGACACCGGAGGCCAGCCCGTCGACCGGCTGTACACGCCCGCCGACGTCGCCGATCAGGACTACGAGGAGGACCTCGGGTTCCCCGGCGAGGAACCATACACCCGCGGCGTCTACCCGACTGGGTATCGCGGGCGCCTCTGGACGATGCGCCAGTACGCCGGGATGGGCACCGCCGAGGAGACCAACGAGCGATTCCAGTACCTGCTCGATCAGGGCCAGACCGGTCTCTCGATGGCGTTCGACCTGCCGACCCAGATGGGGTACGACTCGGACGACCCGATGGCCCAGGGCGAGGTCGGCAAATCCGGCGTCGCCATCGACTCGCTGCGGGACTTCGAGACCGTCTTCGACGGCATCGACCTCTCGGAAGTCTCGACGAGCATGACGATCAACGCGCCCGCCTCCGTGCTGCTGGCGATGTACATCGCCTTGGGGGATCAGCAGGGCGTCGACCGCGCGGAGCTCCGGGGCACCATCCAGAACGACGTGCTCAAGGAGTACGTCGCGCGCAACACCTACATCTACCCGCCCGAGCCGTCGATGCGGATCGTCACCGACGTGTTCGACTTCTGCGCCGCCGAGACGCCGAAGTTCAACACCATCTCGATCTCGGGCTACCACATCCGCGAGGCCGGCGCCACGGCCGCCCAGGAGATCGCCTTTACCCTCGCGAACGGCATCGAGTACGTCGAAGCGGCGCTGGACGCCGGGCTCGACGTCGACGAGTTCGCGCCCCAACTCTCCTTTTTCTTCGCCTCGTACAACAACATCCTCGAAGAAGTCGCGAAGTTCCGCGCCGCCCGCCGGATGTGGGCGAAGATCATGGACGAGCGCTTCGACGCCGAGGATCCCAAATCGAAGCAGTTGAAGTTCCACACCCAGACCGCCGGCTCGACGCTGACCGCCCAGCAGATCGAGAACAACGTCGTCCGCGTGGCCTATCAGGCGCTGGCGGCGGTGCTGGGCGGCACCCAGAGCCTCCACACCAACGGGAAGGACGAGGCGCTCGCGCTCCCCACCGAAGAATCGGTGCGGACCGCCCTCAGAACGCAGCAGATCCTCGCCCACGAGTCGGGCGCCGCAGATACGGTCGACCCGCTGGCCGGCAGCTACTACGTCGAGAGCCTCACCGACGATCTGGAGGACGAAGCGTTCGAGATCATCGACGAGGTCGACGACCGGGGCGGGATGCTCCGGGCGATCGACCAGCAGTGGGTCCAGCGGGAGATCCAGGACGTCGCCTACGACCGCCAGCAGGACGTCGAGTCGGGCGACCGGATCATCGTCGGCGTCAACGAGTTCCAGATCGAGGAAGAAGAGCAGGCGATGGACTTAGAGGAAGTCACCGAGGAGGACGAGCGCCGGCAGATCGAACGCCTGGAGTCGGTGCGCGAAGAGCGCGACCAGGAGGTCGTCGAGGAGCGGTTGGCGGCTATTCGGGACGCCGCCCAGAGCGACCAGAACCTGATGCCGCCGCTGATCGACGCCGTGAAGGCGTACGCGACGGTCGGCGAGATCTGTAACGTGCTCCGCGACGAGTTCGGCGAGTACAAGGGCGGCGGGGCGGTGTGA
- the mce gene encoding methylmalonyl-CoA epimerase, with the protein MHFDHAGIATNDLDAAAELYGELLDAPVAHEEELDGLRVAFLDLGDGFFELLEPIQHATVARFLDKHGPGVHHLAVATDDIEGALETAREMEIDLIDEEPRDGAWGHDVAFLHPNDTGGVLIEFVEHQE; encoded by the coding sequence ATGCACTTCGATCACGCCGGGATCGCGACGAACGATCTGGACGCCGCCGCGGAGCTGTACGGCGAACTGCTCGACGCGCCGGTCGCCCACGAGGAGGAACTCGACGGGCTCCGGGTCGCGTTTCTCGACCTGGGCGATGGCTTCTTCGAGCTGCTCGAACCGATCCAGCACGCGACCGTCGCCCGGTTCCTAGACAAGCACGGGCCCGGCGTTCATCATCTGGCCGTGGCAACCGACGACATCGAGGGCGCGCTGGAGACCGCGCGGGAGATGGAGATCGACCTGATCGACGAGGAGCCGCGGGACGGGGCGTGGGGTCACGACGTGGCGTTTCTGCATCCGAACGATACGGGCGGCGTGCTGATCGAGTTCGTCGAGCACCAGGAGTAG
- a CDS encoding ester cyclase, with protein sequence MTETNTAQSEQVARDFVAWENGDDSKIDVVSESLDMYNPGLPNGEAHHREEVAAYLYESRAAFPDAAFLIEEIVADDNVILAELTVRGTHQGEFKGIPPTGRRVEFGAMARYVVADGKVEECHVYYDTKTLANQLGLTFPTVLGQLPKLILRKLKAKL encoded by the coding sequence ATGACCGAAACAAACACTGCACAATCAGAACAAGTTGCCCGTGATTTCGTCGCTTGGGAGAACGGCGACGATTCGAAGATCGATGTGGTATCAGAATCGCTGGATATGTACAACCCTGGTTTGCCGAACGGAGAGGCCCACCATCGAGAAGAGGTTGCAGCATATCTCTACGAAAGTCGGGCTGCATTTCCCGACGCCGCGTTCCTGATTGAGGAAATAGTCGCTGATGATAACGTGATATTGGCAGAATTAACTGTGAGGGGAACGCATCAGGGAGAGTTCAAAGGCATCCCGCCGACGGGCCGCCGAGTTGAGTTTGGAGCGATGGCGAGATACGTCGTTGCGGACGGCAAAGTGGAGGAATGCCACGTGTACTACGATACAAAGACTCTCGCCAACCAGCTCGGTCTGACGTTTCCGACGGTTCTTGGTCAACTCCCAAAACTCATCCTCAGGAAATTAAAAGCAAAACTGTAG
- a CDS encoding RtcB family protein has protein sequence MTTYDADGVTLHKLREFVWEIPQEGDMRAPARVLASEQLLDEISEDKTLQQLKNATHLPGITKYAICMPDGHQGYGFPVGGVGALDAEDGCISPGAVGYDINCGVRMMTTNLTYDDVQGKEEELVDALFANVPSGLGGGGIVESGIDTVNEVLEKGVEWAVEEGYGVEDDLRACEDEGRRPDADPSAISQKAKDRGKNQLGSLGSGNHFLEVQRVTDVFREDVADEFDLEEDQIVVLIHCGSRGLGHQTCNDYLREIEKTHSGLLDQLPDKELAAAPAGSQLAEEYYGAMCAAINFAWVNRQLIMHRTRRVFEKVFDRTWEQMEMQLLYDVAHNIAKKETHEVDGEEKTLYVHRKGATRAFPAGHPEVPAAYRDVGQPIIIPGSMGAGSYVLRGGDQSMAETFGSTAHGAGRLMSRTQAKNEFWGGDVQDDLEEQEQIYVKAQSGATVAEEAPGVYKDVDEVVRVSDALGIGDKVARTFPVCNIKG, from the coding sequence ATGACCACCTACGACGCCGACGGCGTGACCCTGCACAAGCTGCGGGAGTTCGTCTGGGAGATTCCACAGGAGGGCGATATGCGCGCGCCGGCGCGCGTGCTCGCCAGCGAGCAGCTTCTGGACGAGATCTCGGAGGACAAGACGCTCCAGCAGCTCAAGAACGCGACGCACCTTCCTGGGATCACGAAGTACGCGATCTGCATGCCCGACGGCCACCAGGGCTACGGCTTCCCGGTCGGCGGCGTCGGCGCGCTCGACGCCGAAGACGGCTGTATCTCGCCGGGCGCGGTCGGCTACGACATCAACTGCGGCGTCCGGATGATGACGACGAATCTGACGTACGACGACGTGCAAGGCAAAGAAGAGGAGCTCGTCGACGCGCTCTTCGCCAACGTTCCGTCGGGACTGGGCGGCGGCGGCATCGTCGAGAGCGGGATCGACACCGTGAACGAAGTGCTGGAGAAGGGCGTCGAGTGGGCCGTTGAGGAAGGGTACGGCGTCGAGGACGACCTCCGAGCGTGCGAGGACGAGGGGCGGCGTCCGGACGCCGACCCCTCGGCTATCTCCCAGAAGGCCAAGGATCGCGGGAAGAACCAGCTCGGAAGCCTCGGCAGCGGGAACCACTTCCTCGAGGTCCAGCGCGTCACCGACGTGTTTCGCGAGGACGTCGCCGACGAGTTCGATCTCGAAGAGGACCAGATCGTCGTGCTGATCCACTGCGGGAGCCGGGGGCTGGGCCACCAGACCTGCAACGACTACCTGCGCGAGATCGAGAAGACCCACTCGGGACTGCTGGACCAGTTGCCGGACAAGGAACTCGCCGCGGCGCCCGCCGGCTCGCAACTGGCCGAGGAGTACTACGGCGCGATGTGCGCGGCGATCAACTTCGCGTGGGTGAACCGACAGCTCATCATGCACCGCACCCGACGGGTGTTCGAGAAGGTGTTCGACCGGACGTGGGAGCAGATGGAGATGCAGCTGCTGTACGACGTGGCCCACAACATCGCCAAGAAGGAGACGCACGAGGTGGATGGAGAGGAGAAGACGCTGTACGTCCACCGCAAGGGCGCGACGCGGGCGTTCCCCGCCGGACACCCGGAGGTGCCCGCGGCGTACCGCGACGTCGGCCAGCCGATCATCATCCCCGGCAGCATGGGCGCGGGCAGCTACGTCCTCCGGGGCGGCGACCAGTCGATGGCCGAGACGTTCGGCTCGACGGCCCACGGTGCGGGACGGCTGATGTCCCGGACGCAGGCGAAAAACGAGTTCTGGGGCGGCGACGTGCAGGACGACCTCGAAGAGCAAGAGCAGATCTACGTGAAGGCCCAGAGCGGCGCGACCGTCGCCGAGGAGGCCCCCGGCGTCTACAAGGACGTCGACGAGGTCGTGCGCGTCTCGGACGCGCTGGGAATCGGCGACAAGGTCGCGCGGACGTTCCCGGTGTGTAACATTAAGGGGTAA
- a CDS encoding DoxX family protein — MNRHMAGRAGAVVAALWLLVRPVAAHVRYVSDEEGGPTGLDFIVDVLSDPLNAVLLGGGAVATLVVALAYLQFRPARADLAVLRETLSGYRDLIPWMLRLSLGLPLVGAGFAGYFFSPEVTWSVRVFQVAIGFFLLFGLATRAVAAVGLLAYLAALPFAPDLLLAFEYVPGFIAILLLGGGRPSADQMLNQVAQTPGTIYGRFDPIHRLANWFNGVVEPYERYAPTVVRAGLGIAFAYLGIVEKLLAPGTGLAVVEKYDLTAVVPVDAGLWVLGAGLTELALGVALFVGIFTRGGAAVAFLMFTLTLFGLPDDPVLAHVTLYGMVSMLFITGSGPLAVDNWLREPAQDAEAPGSEGVAADD, encoded by the coding sequence ATGAACCGTCATATGGCGGGGCGCGCGGGAGCGGTCGTCGCCGCGCTGTGGCTGCTGGTCCGGCCCGTCGCGGCCCACGTTCGGTACGTCTCCGACGAGGAGGGCGGCCCGACGGGGCTGGACTTTATCGTCGACGTGCTCTCCGACCCGCTCAACGCCGTGTTGCTGGGCGGCGGCGCCGTCGCGACGCTGGTGGTCGCGCTGGCGTACCTGCAGTTCCGCCCGGCCCGGGCGGATCTCGCGGTGCTCCGCGAGACGCTGTCGGGGTATCGCGACTTGATCCCGTGGATGCTCCGACTCTCGCTGGGGCTGCCGCTGGTCGGTGCGGGCTTCGCGGGCTACTTCTTCAGCCCCGAAGTCACGTGGTCGGTCCGCGTGTTCCAGGTAGCGATCGGCTTCTTCCTGCTGTTCGGCCTGGCGACGCGGGCCGTGGCGGCCGTGGGGCTGCTGGCGTACCTCGCCGCGCTGCCGTTCGCGCCCGACCTGCTGCTGGCGTTCGAGTACGTGCCGGGCTTTATCGCGATCCTGCTGCTCGGCGGCGGCCGGCCCAGCGCCGACCAGATGCTCAACCAGGTCGCCCAGACGCCGGGGACGATCTACGGGCGGTTCGACCCGATCCACCGCCTCGCGAACTGGTTCAACGGCGTCGTCGAACCGTACGAGCGCTACGCGCCGACCGTGGTCCGCGCGGGCCTCGGGATCGCCTTCGCGTACCTGGGCATCGTCGAGAAGCTACTCGCGCCCGGCACGGGCCTCGCCGTCGTCGAGAAGTACGACCTCACCGCGGTCGTGCCGGTCGACGCCGGACTCTGGGTACTCGGTGCGGGCCTCACCGAGCTCGCGCTCGGTGTCGCGCTGTTCGTCGGTATCTTCACGCGGGGCGGCGCCGCCGTCGCCTTCCTGATGTTCACGCTGACGCTCTTCGGGTTGCCTGACGACCCCGTCCTCGCCCACGTCACCCTGTACGGGATGGTGTCGATGCTGTTTATCACCGGGAGCGGCCCGCTGGCGGTCGACAACTGGCTGCGCGAGCCCGCGCAGGACGCCGAAGCGCCGGGGAGCGAGGGCGTCGCCGCGGACGATTGA
- a CDS encoding archease, which translates to MSYELRDHTADVAVEAEGRSFDAVAAAVADGLAAAMCDDVPPEGERFDVRVDAESREALLFDYLDELIYQRDVRGVLPVDNGVEIAERDGAFELAGSARGVPLASVSAREIKAVTYSEMELEETAAGWRAYVVFDV; encoded by the coding sequence GTGAGCTACGAGTTGCGCGATCACACGGCCGACGTCGCCGTCGAGGCCGAAGGCCGCTCGTTCGACGCCGTCGCGGCGGCCGTCGCCGACGGGCTGGCGGCGGCGATGTGCGACGACGTCCCGCCCGAGGGTGAGCGCTTCGACGTGCGCGTCGACGCCGAGAGCCGGGAGGCGCTACTCTTTGACTACCTCGACGAGCTGATCTACCAGCGCGACGTGCGCGGCGTGTTACCGGTCGACAACGGCGTCGAGATCGCCGAGCGCGACGGCGCGTTCGAGCTGGCGGGATCAGCCCGCGGCGTCCCGCTGGCGTCGGTGTCGGCCCGCGAGATCAAGGCCGTCACCTACTCGGAGATGGAGCTCGAGGAGACGGCCGCGGGCTGGCGCGCGTACGTCGTGTTCGACGTCTGA
- a CDS encoding N-acetyltransferase, with protein sequence MSVNVETRVSAPGSDDRLDDAWDLKETIRRSEGVLKQRRSFFADAYRRSTVHLLVDADDDLAGFAAVRRDGYILFLAVAPEYRGEGFGKRLVATVAEEHDSVTCHARATNDEALQFYESLGFEIKRRIDAYYEDGGDAYYLKLGDDAGLASKLSDLVRRR encoded by the coding sequence GTGAGCGTCAACGTCGAAACGCGGGTCTCCGCTCCGGGCAGCGACGACCGCCTGGACGACGCCTGGGACCTCAAAGAAACCATCCGGCGATCCGAGGGGGTGCTCAAGCAGCGCCGGAGCTTCTTCGCGGACGCCTACCGCCGATCGACGGTCCACCTGCTCGTCGACGCCGACGACGATCTCGCCGGCTTCGCGGCGGTGCGTCGCGACGGGTACATCCTGTTTCTCGCGGTCGCACCGGAGTATCGCGGCGAGGGCTTTGGCAAGCGGCTCGTCGCCACCGTCGCCGAGGAACACGACTCGGTCACCTGCCACGCGCGGGCGACCAACGACGAGGCGCTGCAGTTCTACGAGTCGCTGGGCTTCGAGATCAAGCGCCGCATCGACGCCTACTACGAGGACGGCGGCGACGCGTACTACCTCAAGCTCGGCGACGACGCGGGGCTGGCGAGCAAGCTCAGCGATCTCGTTCGTCGGCGGTAG